acacatcaAACAAAACTATTAACGCTAcgattataattattttttaacttattgaCATGTATTAGCATGTAATTTGAATTATGttaactactaaaaaaaattacactctTTAATTAAATGCTAACCCATGTCAATAAGctgtaaaaaatttgtaaatctcaaaattttccaaaaaaaaagagagaaatataaccaaattattataaaaatatacaacTAATCCAAATAAGATTCTAATCCAATCATTTGTCCTCATCCCCTTCTGAATCTTTTGCTATTGGAAATGTTTCTTGTTGGTTCAACGTAGCAGCACATGGGAAAGCAGCCAATGAATGATCAGAACGTTGCACCCAACACATAATTCCAATAGGGCCAATCACATCATCTACTTCATAATGAACCCTTGTTGAGATAATTGTTCGGCCTGCATCACTGCATAAATCAGGGGGGCACATTTTCTCTAGTGGGGTCGTGACTAAATAAATTTCATTTGTTTGGATGGACTGTTCGTTCAATCAGTCAGAGTCACCGAGTCACCTCCTTTCATGGCAACTGGCGTGTTAAAAATATCTGCGAGGGGATTTGTGGAagaaattcaattcaattcaattagttaGGCATCTATATTACCCAATTGGCCTTCATTTTTGATTAAGACCACCGAAAGTGATGCTTCCACGATAAATTTTGCATTTACGTACCATTATGGGAGACATTAAAGAATGTGAGGCGGCAATTATGTAAgaataaatttatcaaattcATGAAAAGATTCAACGCTGtcaacatcatatatatatatatatatatatatatatgttgtttacTGCTGGGAGAACACTTAACATTTCTCAATTCGTATAGATCTcaaagatataaattaaaataaataaataaataatatgtgaACTATTTTATTGAAATGAGAATAAAAGTTCCCAAAGACTTCACCAGACaagaattaattatttaaattaatattttaacaagtaatgctatatattatacCATTATTTCAAATGCTGACATGTCANNNNNNNNNNNNNNNNNNNNNNNNNNNNNNNNNNNNNNNNNNNNNNNNNNNNNNNNNNNNNNNNNNNNNNNNNNNNNNNNNNNNNNNNNNNNNNNNNNNNAAAAGCATGATCGGTTACTATGATGCATGCATGcgttgagtttttaattttgcttttctACTCAAATCCAAATACAGTACTCCacaataaacttttttttttttaatctttcttacaaattaaatgCAAATTTCCTACATATATACcctcacttttatttttattttttattttttacaaaaacccCCAACACGGTCCCCAAATGAAGgcaaagagaggagagaggagaaaggAGAATAAGGTATATATATGCTACATATGgccttttataaattttagaaattttttcctatatttaatTAAGTAAGAGAATAAGCTTTAGAAAAGCTGCGAAGAGTGCTGTAGAATACATATATacgacaaaagaaaaaggcGGGTAAGCTGGTAATATTACACGCATCGCATCGCTTCGTGTTTTGCAAGTTGCAGTAAATATATTAAAGCATTTGATACTCGATCAAGacttatatatatgaagattgAATAAGAGGGCAATATATCCGCAAGCACTTGTGCTTACCGATTATCTAAACAAACACTCTCATCAATCTCTCTGTTTTGCTTTAGGATCATGTCCAGCGAAAACGCACCTGCAGGTTTTGTTCAcaatctttcttcctctttgttttgtaattgtttttccTACTTTTTGATTCTCTTCGCTGCCATTAATGTTGCCAGTAGCTTGATACTATACAAATCATGCAGTCTCCCAACTGCATTCTTTTGTTCCCAATGTTTCTGaatattgtacaatattttTAAGTCagaaataaaatatgtttggctatgcatgcatgcatgttaacAATCTCTCTCTTTAATTTCTCTCGGAGGACCTGTGTTTCAAGAGATATTGTAGAGCTTTTGATTCATATATCTAGTCTATTTGTATGCTAAAGAGTACATAGAGATCGAGTTGTTTTCTTTACATTTGGCTTGTAAATAGTCCAAGAAAGAGACTCTCTAGTTGTTATTATGGCTTTGCAACACCTCTCTATTGTTTAATATTGAAAGACATTATTTCAAACACCATTAATACCACCCCCCTTCCTCCTTTTGGAAGGCTAGAAAAGTTTATAAACTTTCGTGCCTACCATATGATCGATCTTATTGGAATGTGGCTAGAGTACTCTCTCTACCTCTATTCGCACTCGCTTTCCTCGCTCTCCTTTTAttcctattttttatattgatttaaatttactattaagtaataaaattgTCTATGTAAAGTACTTTTATATTTCGATTGcgcttataaattatttgttgatgaatatatgtgtgtgtgggtgtgggtgtttattttttatatgtcttaattgaatgaaattgaaatatatatataattgcatgTAGTTAGTTTTAATTATGGAGAAGAATAATTCTATTAAATTCCAATCGAATTTTAAGTGAGTTTGTGTCAAGGTAGATTTAGTGAATCTTGCAATAGAtccttgattaaaaaaaaattatgattactGTCTTAAAGATAGAAACCAAATTAGCAAACTCGTTGAGGACACCTGAATAAATTAATGCTAGACATGAAAAATTTACGAGTTACATTTATTTGTTTagaacaataattaaattttgttgaagtatttatttatttaatttgttagttatattttcaataattttaataaattattgtttGTATCTTCTAATATTGCTCCCAATGAACCAAAATCCGCATTGGTCAACAAGATAAATGGAAATTCATTTCGGATTTTATATATAAGGCGCGCACTAATTAATCTTATCAAAACAAAAGCGCAATCGGATTTTCTAGCTGGAAAGACTTTGGATAGgcaatttttacaaatttagtCCAAGGAATAGTAAAGTTACAAAGCTGTTTGGATGTAATTTGGAATTTAATTAGTTGAATTAATTAAGTGACGTAGGGTCCACAAATCACATATAATTATTAAAGAGTCCCTTAAATACTCTTTAATTAAGACTTAAGAGCTTTCAACGTGGTTTCAAAGAAGAAATCTTTAACGTCTCTTCTAGTACCTAATTAATAGCCATCGATCTAGGGTTCTTAAGATCCATATATATAACCCTAGCTTCTTTTTTGCCCTATAATCATTCCAAATTTAtatccttattattattatttttattaaattttttaacttatgGAAACCCCTTTTATCTTGTTCTTCTAAATCAAACTGTAACCTTTAATTTGTGATCTTTCGTAAAAGTTGTAacgttaaatttttttgttatcagCTATGGCCTCGAGAGATGCAGATCTGGAAGAGAGAATTGTACAACTGTTAAAGAAAGAAGCGAAAACAATTGTTCTCACTGGGGCTGCTGGAGTAGGGAAAACATGGATTGCAAAAAAGATAAGTGATCGACTAATCAGCGAGGGCTCATCTTACATGGCCCTTTGGGTGTTTCAGAACCAGCAAGCCTTTTCCAAAAAAGACCAAACCGAATCCTCCTCCAAAGAGACCAAACCGAGTCCTCTTCATGAGAATATTGCCCGTCAGTTGTCCGTGCTTTCCACTGTTGAGGAGTGGGATGATAATATCAGTAAGGAGGAGGAGCAAGATTATGAGGAGAAAAGCCTAGAAAGcttaaagaagaagatatcCGAGAAGCTCGGAAAAATGAGAGCTCCAACTCCTGATGAAAAGAAGTTTCTTCTCCTAATTCTGGATGGCGTTCCTGATGATACAACGAGTGAAGTTGACATTCTCACAGAACTAAAAGACCTCCTACAACTGAATGAGGAAACTCCGTATTATAAGGTTTTAATCACTAGAAGAAGATCAAAAGAGCCTGTCAAGGAAGCAAGTGAGATTCAGAGCAAGGAAATGAAACAACAAGTGATCGAGATTCTCCCCTTCTCTGAAGAAGCGGGATTGACTCTATTTCAGGAAAGTGTCACTGAAAAGGTTAAGAAGATGGTTGTTTTTAAAAAACGTGCAGGAGAAATTGCCAAAAAGAGCAAGGGTCTGCCAGCTGCAATCAACATTATAGCGGGAGCCTTAAATCGCATTGGAGAGCTTGATTCCGGGATTCTGACATTGGAAGGTGCTCTGGAAGAAGCAGCTACATGTGAGGAGCTGGCACCTGATCATGGTGTAAATCCACTACTGCGCTGCGCCTATCACATGTTGCTGAGGAGTACTGATAGGGCTTTGATCAACTGCTGGTGGCATAGTCTGCACTTCTTTAGCAAACATGGTGGAGTTCATCTCAATGAGTTGATAGCTTACTGGATATTGGAAGGATATTTAGATCCTGTTGAACTTGTTGAGAAGGCCTATGAAAAGGGACATCGCATTTTGATAGAGCTTATAGATCGCCACATGCTGAAAATACAAGATGGTAACAATGTTGTCGCAGAAGGATTGGCACTACTCTCAGTTCCTGATTGTGGCCGAGATGGATATGAAGGGACATCCAGTCTAGGATTGGAAAGTGTAGTGTTCGAGGATGGCGGCGATTGGCAAGGTTTTGGGAAAATCACACCAGCTGATGGTATGATGAAAACACTGTGCAATCCTGCAAAATGGGACAAAGTATCCACGCTACTCATTGATGGAAACCGTCTCCGCAGGGAAGGCCCAACTGATAAATTCTTTGACAAAATAATATTGAAGGGACTCCGAATTCTTGCACTTTTGAGTCCTGCTTCCAAAACACTCATGCCCTCCTCGAGCTGGTCTACAATGGGCGAGCTTCGTCTGCTTGTGCTCAGAGGATGCGATTTGTTGGAGAAATTGGAGAAAATTGATACCATCAAAAAAGAACTCAAGTCATTAACAGTTCTGGAGATATCTGGTGCTACCTCCTTGACGAAGGATGTTCCGGatgatttttttaaggaaatgaGTAAGCTGCGAAGCCTCAATCTCTCTGCAGCCCAGATCAAATCGCTACCTTCTTCAATCTCTGACCTGATTGAGCTCCGTTGGCTCATCCTGAGGGGGTGCTCTAGCTTGAAAACACTGCCAAGACTAAAGAAACTTACAAAACTCGAGGTGCTTGATCTCTCTGGTGCTATCAAATTGGAAACTTTTGAAGACGTCGCATTGAAATCACTTGCGAATCTCCGAAGGCTTGACGTCTCCCGAACCAAGATTTCCCGCTTGCCAATCCTTGGCAAACTTGAAAATCTTACTACACTCGAATTAAGAGGCTGTGAACACTTAGCGAGACTGCCCAAACTACGTGGCTTGCCCAACCTCAAAGCTCTTGATCTTTCGGGTGCGGTTATGCTAAAGGAAATCCAAGATGAATCCTTGCAAAATAAGACTAGCCTCAAGATCCTTCATCTCTCTCAAACTCCCATCCCTCTTTTTCCTTCCAATTTAGCCGGCCTCTCTCACCTTGAGTTGCTTGATCTTTCTGGTGCCACTAATTTGGTGAAACTGGAAGACAAAACCTTCGAAAAGCTGAGTTGCCTCCGTCATCTTGACCTCTCCaaaaccaaaattgaaaatctaccTTCACTTTCAAACCTTGATAACCTCCAACTTCTTAATCTTTCTGGTTGTAGTGCTTTGACAAAAATAGCAGATCAATCTTTTGATCACATGACTCGCCTTCAGCGCCTCCAACTCTCTGAAACTAAGATTGAATTCCTGCCGTCCCTTTCCAAACATGTCAACCTCCGTCAGCTCTTGCTAAGAAGCTGTACGAGCCTAAAACAACTTCCATCTCTGGAATCTCAGTCGAAACTTGAGGAGCTCGATTTATCTGGTGCACAGCTTCTGAAAGAAACTAATGTTGACTTCTTGAAGAATATGAACAACCTTCAGCTTCTCAACCTATCAGGGACGGGTCTCCCGTTACCTTCCCTCTCCAATCTCACCAACCTCACCCAGCTTTCCCTTAGAGGTTGTTCACTCTCAGAGTCGGAGCCAAATTTTGGAGTACATAAAAAGCTGGAGGTTATGGATCTTTCGGAGACACAGATTACTTCTCTACCCTCCCTTGGAAATCTTACCAGTCTCCGGGAGCTTAAGTTAAGAGGGTGTTCGGGCTTAAAGGAGCTTCCAGATCTAAACTCGCTAATCCATTTGGAGGTTCTTGATTTGTGGGGCACCGGAATCAAAGGATTTCCCTATGAGATCTCAGAATTGACAAGTTTAAAGCACGTTGGTCTGCCAGACATGACGGGTGTTGAAAAGATCGAGTGGGATAGGATAAAGCGCCTGCCGGAGGAGGTAAACTGGGCTGAGTGCGGCATCCTCAAGCACTGTAAAAACGGGCCTTGCGTATCTATGAGTGCTACCCAACTTTCTGGAATTCTCAAGGAACATCCTGATCAGTTAGCGAATCTCGACAAATTTCACCTCTCTGTGTCCGCCCCTCTTAAGGAGGAAGGTGGTGCTAGAGATATCGATTGGCACAGAATCGACCCTTCCTTGAGAAATATCTACCTGCAGAAATTTTCCGTTCCGGAAGAGGGTGCACGGTTTCTGGAAATTGTTGGATTCGATAGATTTCCTGATGGTATCGAGGGTGCCATCGTAAAAGCAGAGTACATTGCTTTGATTCGCAACAAGTTCATGAAATCCTTGTCAGACTTGGCTGCGGGTTTGAAGGCAGCGAATGTGGGTGTGAAGGCAATGAAAGGCTGTATTCTAGAGAGGTGCACCGAAATGGAGACTATTTTTGGGGTAGTGGAGGAAAATCTAGAGACTCTGAGGGCGTCAAACCTTCCAAAGTTGAAGAGTGTCGTCTCCAGTGGGAATGTGCAACTTGGAGGCTTTCAAAATCTTAAAGAGTTATATTTGGACTGTTGCCCAGTGCTGGAAGTTGTGTTTCTTTCATCCCAGCAACCAGAAAACCTCGAAATCCTCAAAATCAAATTCTGTGATAAGTTGAAGACTCTGTTTAATTCTGAACCACAGACAGAATGTAAACTGCAGAAATTGCGGAAACTGCATCTCATGGAACTGCCTGTGTTGACTACCATTGGAGTGGCAGAGTCGAAGACGGCGTCAAACGTTCCAGAGTTGAAGCAGACTGTGCAACTTGGAGGCTTTCAAAATCTTAAAGAGTTATATCTGGATCGTTGTCCAGCGCTGGAAGTTGTGTTTCATTCGTCCCATCTGCCAGAAAACCTTGAAATACTTGAAATCAAACGGTGTGATAAATTGAAGACTCTGTTTCATTCAGATTCACCTTCAGAATATAAACTGCAGAAATTGAAGAAACTGCATCTGGTGGAACTGCCAGAGTTAACTAGCATTGGACCGATTCCACAACGTTCGGTATCAATTGAAGTCACGAAATGCCCGAAGATCCAAAACTAGGGAGAAATTGCTGAAGCTGGCGCACCTATATATTGAGAATTAAATACTGAAGAGTATTTTGTTACGAATATATACGACGTCCATCAATCTGTCGGATTACTGCATGGgagtatgtgtgtgtgtttgagtgctttttttttttttttggtgtgaaaTAAGTTGTAAGGAGAGAATTAAGaatggtttgtttgtttgtgtgtataTGTGTATGTGTCGAGTCTTTTTAATTAGTCGAATAAGGTGTCTCCGTAGGTATTGCTCCAAATCTTCTATTTATGTCGGTCGGTTTGTAAACTCTATTAATTAAGCCAAGTCTTGAAATAAAGCTTGTCGTTTAATAAATCAAGGCTTTATTATACACTAAACTGCATTCTCTGTTATTTTCCTGCccagcttttttatttttttccattgtcCAAgttaacaactttttttttctcaaaaaaataaacaaattcaacttgatgcaatcAGGTCTCTTGACATGAAACCTCACCTTTATTAAGGATGcaatttcaaatacaaatgTCAAATAAGCAAGGAGAAATTCTAGAgcaaagataaaagaaaaatgatttttttgcaTTCTAACATCCATCTCCCCTATATCTTTACTGAATTAGCATGCTCCAGACAtctacaattgattttttttcttttttcctcaaTCTTAATTAATGATGAATAAAGCATTTAGTAAAAAACCATAGTGTGGTACCCAAAGATTTCAAATGCGAATGCCCAAGATCAACAAGTTACACGAAATTCGTAGATTACAATTTGCATCTGTCGAGAATTCCAAAACTGAATAGTATTGAGGTTTGACTGGCATCTCTACAGATTTCAGATGCTAGGGAATTTGTCGAAGGTCTTTCATTTCATGGTTAGATGGACAAGGATCCTGACTTTCTACatatccaaaattttattttttccaatttctattttttattctctGTTTTTATCTTCATTTTATGTGATACACtgaatgttttgttttgttttgttttgttttttttttttttatgattatgcCTTTGAAGTTTGTGAGCCATATATATTGGTAACTATCCAATTGGTTTCATACAAAAATCTCAATTTCCGAAGCTTCAACATCCCCGGTTGGAGGAAATGTAGGGAACCATTCTGGATTCAGTCAAATGGGGTGGTCAGAAATGGAGGGGATCACACAACTACACAAGGAAGTCCCAAGAAAACCATGATTGGGCCCATAAACACCCAATTGGTTTGATGCTGAGCAGTTTGAACCCAGGTTTCCTGGCAATGCCGTTTCTCTCACTCTTGGTCTTCCCCACTCGCCCTGTCCGGGACCCATCATACATTTATCCCTTAACAGAACATTCAATTGGAAAGAAGAGTGGATATCGGTGAACCAAATGAGTTCGGTGCCCTAACCACTTCCAACCCTCACTCCTCAGATGCGTAAGAAAACATCAACATTCAGAACCCAAAAGGGTATTGGGGCACAATTGTTGCCTCACTTTGTGGCGCCTCAATAAGAGCCAGAAGAAATGAGATTGGGATACTTTGAACTTTGAAGTAATAATACGCGGCACTAGTTTCAGTACTTGTAGCAGTAACGAAGAAGAAGTAGCACTAACGATGTCGTTTGgttcattttatatttattggATATCAACCTTGTGACGCccctttataattttatttgccACTTCATACCACAGACGATCTTATTTTAAGGAGCCTATGAAAATGAATCCACGTGACCATGTCTCTGTCAATTATTGAAGGATAAACTGGTAACTTGCGGAACCGCTTTCTATGTTGCAAAGCCGCAGTTGACTGAAGAAGAGACTTTGCAAGAGTTGACTGAAGGAGACTTGCGATAATAATTGTAAACCAGATACCATACAAACGCTCCTGAATTCTGATCAATCTCTGGGAGGGAGAAGAGCTGTTTTGATTTCGAAAATCCACCTCAAGACGCACCAGGTTTTGCTCGCTCTCTTTGCTGCCAATGTTGCGTGTTTGTTTTCTGCTTTCCTTTCTGTTGCCCATGTTTCTGAGCGTAGACTTCTAGTTCTAGATCACAGATTTTGTCTCATCTCtgtctctttctctatctccgACCATCTGTATTTGCAGAGATGTTGGAGAGCGTTTCACTCGTAGATCTtgctgttttttgttttgttttttttttttttttttcattcttcaaaAAGTCGTGAAATTTCTCAACACCCTCGTTCAGATCTTTGGCCTGATGAATGTCCATGCTTCATTTGTTAgcaaaaaatgtgaatttaatcTAATCATCGGATAATTGAAATAGGAGAACAATATGGGAGTCGggtttgaattcaaaattttgatacCAAAAGCTGAACAGAGAATTATTTTTCTGCACCATAAATTCCCAGCACGAAAATCCTGAAAACATTGGACCATTGTGTGTGCTTTTCTTTGTACAACAAGATGGTGGGTAGTGGGTACATGGTAAATTATGTCGAAATGTTGATACATTTCGAAGCAGAGTTGTGAAAGTTTGATCCTTTTTTAGATTTTGTGAACAAAAAAAGGTACCTATGACATTCACCATGTACTGGGAGTTACTGATCCAACAATATCTTCTATGGAATGTGGGAAATGATTCTGTTCTAGGAATTGGGTGGACCTTGACATACGTATCTGCTAAAACAAACTGTAATTCTTTTGATCTTTGTAAAAGTTGTAACGTTCAATTTTTTGTTATCAGCAATGGCCTCGGGACATGCAGATCTGAAAAAGAGAATACTAGAACTGTTAAAGAGAGAAGATGTGAAAACAATTGTTCTCACTGGGGATGCTGGAGTAGGGAAAACATGGATTGCCAAAAAGATAAGTGATTTATGTGTTGGCAGCGAGGACTTATCTTACATGGCCCTTTGGGTGTTTCTGAATGATCAGCGATATGAAAGTAAGTCTCTTCAGTTGTCTCTACTTCCCACTACTGGGGAGTGGGAAGATAATGCTAGTAAGGAGGAGGAGCCAAAAGAGGAAAGCCTAGAAAGCTTGAAAGAGAAGGTATGCAAGGAGCTTGAAGCAAAGAGACCTAAAACGCCTGATGAAAAGAAGTTTCTTCTCCTAATTCTGGATGGTGTTCCTGACACAACGAATGAAGATGACATTCTGACTGAGCTAAAAGCCGATCTACAACTGAATGAGGGAACTTCGTATAAGGTTTTAATCACTAGAAGATCAAAAGAGCCTGTGAAGGAAGCAAGTGAGATTGAGAGCAAGGAAATGAAACAAGTGATAGAGATTCCCCCCTTGCCTGATAAGGGTTTGACTCTGCTTGAGGAAAGAGTCACTGAAAAGGTTAAGGAGATTGCTGGTTTTCCAAAATGTGCAGAAGAAATTGCCAAAAAGAGTAAGGGTTTGCCAGCTGCAATCAACATTATAGCAGGAACCTTAAATCGCATTGGAGAGCTTGATTCCGGGAATCTGACATTGAAAAGTGCTCTGGAAAAAGCAGCTACATGTGAGGATGGAGCTGATGGTGTAAACCCACTAGTGCCCTCCGCGTATGACATGCTGCCTAGCAGTGATATGGGTTTGATCAAATGCTGGTGGTACCTGCACTTCATTCTCAAACGTGGTGGAGTTCATTACGATGAGTTGATAGTTTATTGGATATTGGAAGGATATTTAGATCCTGTTGAACTTGTTGAGGAGGCCTACAAAGAGGGACATCGCCTTTTGATGGATCTCATAGATCGCCACATGCTTAAAATACAAGCTGGTAGCAACTTTGTCATGGGAGGATTGGCACTTACAGTTCCTGATTATCTCCGAGATGGTTATGAAGGTACTTCCTGTCTAGGATTGGCTAGAGTGTTTGAGGGTGACGATTGGCCAGGTTTCGGGAGAATCACACAGGTGGATGGTATGATAAAAACACCCTCCAATATGGAGGCGTCCAATATTAAGGAAAGATGGAATAAAGTTTCCACGCTGCTCATCAATGGAACCCGTCTCCGCAGGGAAGTTCCCGATAAATTCTTTGAGCCAATGCAGGGACTCCAAGTTCTTGTGCTTTTTGATCCTACCTTCAAAGTACTGCCCTCAACGTTGTCTAAAATGCACGAGCTTCGTATGCTTGTGCTCAGGGGATGTGATCCGCTGGAGGACATTGATTCCATCAAAGGACTTGAGTCACTCACAGTTCTGGAGATATCTGGTGCTACCTCCTTGAGGAAGAATATTCCGgatgatttttttgagaaaatgagtAAACTGCGAAGCCTCAATCTCTCTGCAGCCCAGATCAAATCTCTGCCTTCTTCAGTCTCCGGCCTGACTGAGCTCCGGTGGCTCATCCTGAGGGGGTGCTCTAGCTTGGAAACACTGCCAAGACTAAAGAAACTTACAAACCTCCAGATGCTTGATCTCTCTCGGGCTAgcgaattgaaaaaatttgaagacGTCACATTGAAATCACTTGAGAAACTACGAATCCTTGACATTTCCGAAACCGAGCTTGGCCGATTGCCAATCCTTGGCACTCTTGAAAATCTTACTAGACTCTCATTAAGATGCTGTCAATGCTTACCTAGACTGTCCATGCTAAAGGCATTGTCTCACCTCCAAATTCTTGATCTTTCGGGTGCTGATAAGTTGAAGGAAATCCCGGATGAATCCTTGCACGAAAAGCCTGACCTCAAGATCCTTCATCTCTCTAAAACTTCAATCACTAATTTACCTTTCAATTTTGAGAAGCTCTCTAATCTTGAGTTCCTTGATCTTTCTTATAACCCTTATTTGGTGAAAATCGAAGACAACACCTTCGGACATCTGAAAAACCTCCGTCATCTTAACCTCTCCTCGAAcatcaaaattgaaaatctgCCTTCACTTTCCAACCTTTGTAAACTTGAAGTTCTTAATCTTTCTGGTTGTAGTGCTCTGACAAAAATAGCAGATCAATCTTTTGAGCACATGACTCGCCTTCACCGCCTCCAACTCTCTGAAACTCAGATTGAATCCCTGCCGTCCCTTTCCAAACAATTCGACCTCCGTCAGCTCGATTTATCTGGTGCACAGCTTCTGAAAGAAACTGATGCTGACTTCTTGAAGAATATGAACCGCCTTCAGATTCTCAACCTATCAGGGACGGGTCTCCCGTTACCTTCCCTCTCCAATCTCACTAACCTCACCCAGCTTTCCCTTAGAGGTTGTTCACTCTCAGAATCGGAGCCAAATTTTGGAGAACATAAAAAGCTGGAGGTTCTTGATCTTTCGGAGACACAGATTACTTCTCTACCCTCCCTTGGAAATCTTACCAGTCTCCGGGAGCTTAAGTTAAGAGGGTGTTCGGGCTTAAAGGAGCTTCCAGATCTAAACTCGCTGATCCATTTGGAGGTTCTTGATTTGTGGGGGACCGGAATCAAAGGATTTCCCTATGAGATCTCAGAATTGACAAGTTTAAAGCACGTTGGTCTGCCAGACATGACGGGTGTTGAAAAGATCGAGTGGGTTAGGATAAAGCGCCTGCCGGAGGAGATAAACTGGGCTGAGTGCGGCATCCTCAAGCACTGTAAAAACGGGCCTTGCATATCTCTGAGTGCTACCCAACTTTCTGGAAT
Above is a genomic segment from Corylus avellana chromosome ca9, CavTom2PMs-1.0 containing:
- the LOC132191572 gene encoding putative disease resistance protein At4g19050 — protein: MASRDADLEERIVQLLKKEAKTIVLTGAAGVGKTWIAKKISDRLISEGSSYMALWVFQNQQAFSKKDQTESSSKETKPSPLHENIARQLSVLSTVEEWDDNISKEEEQDYEEKSLESLKKKISEKLGKMRAPTPDEKKFLLLILDGVPDDTTSEVDILTELKDLLQLNEETPYYKVLITRRRSKEPVKEASEIQSKEMKQQVIEILPFSEEAGLTLFQESVTEKVKKMVVFKKRAGEIAKKSKGLPAAINIIAGALNRIGELDSGILTLEGALEEAATCEELAPDHGVNPLLRCAYHMLLRSTDRALINCWWHSLHFFSKHGGVHLNELIAYWILEGYLDPVELVEKAYEKGHRILIELIDRHMLKIQDGNNVVAEGLALLSVPDCGRDGYEGTSSLGLESVVFEDGGDWQGFGKITPADGMMKTLCNPAKWDKVSTLLIDGNRLRREGPTDKFFDKIILKGLRILALLSPASKTLMPSSSWSTMGELRLLVLRGCDLLEKLEKIDTIKKELKSLTVLEISGATSLTKDVPDDFFKEMSKLRSLNLSAAQIKSLPSSISDLIELRWLILRGCSSLKTLPRLKKLTKLEVLDLSGAIKLETFEDVALKSLANLRRLDVSRTKISRLPILGKLENLTTLELRGCEHLARLPKLRGLPNLKALDLSGAVMLKEIQDESLQNKTSLKILHLSQTPIPLFPSNLAGLSHLELLDLSGATNLVKLEDKTFEKLSCLRHLDLSKTKIENLPSLSNLDNLQLLNLSGCSALTKIADQSFDHMTRLQRLQLSETKIEFLPSLSKHVNLRQLLLRSCTSLKQLPSLESQSKLEELDLSGAQLLKETNVDFLKNMNNLQLLNLSGTGLPLPSLSNLTNLTQLSLRGCSLSESEPNFGVHKKLEVMDLSETQITSLPSLGNLTSLRELKLRGCSGLKELPDLNSLIHLEVLDLWGTGIKGFPYEISELTSLKHVGLPDMTGVEKIEWDRIKRLPEEVNWAECGILKHCKNGPCVSMSATQLSGILKEHPDQLANLDKFHLSVSAPLKEEGGARDIDWHRIDPSLRNIYLQKFSVPEEGARFLEIVGFDRFPDGIEGAIVKAEYIALIRNKFMKSLSDLAAGLKAANVGVKAMKGCILERCTEMETIFGVVEENLETLRASNLPKLKSVVSSGNVQLGGFQNLKELYLDCCPVLEVVFLSSQQPENLEILKIKFCDKLKTLFNSEPQTECKLQKLRKLHLMELPVLTTIGVAESKTASNVPELKQTVQLGGFQNLKELYLDRCPALEVVFHSSHLPENLEILEIKRCDKLKTLFHSDSPSEYKLQKLKKLHLVELPELTSIGPIPQRSVSIEVTKCPKIQN
- the LOC132162092 gene encoding putative disease resistance protein At4g19050, with the protein product MASGHADLKKRILELLKREDVKTIVLTGDAGVGKTWIAKKISDLCVGSEDLSYMALWVFLNDQRYESKSLQLSLLPTTGEWEDNASKEEEPKEESLESLKEKVCKELEAKRPKTPDEKKFLLLILDGVPDTTNEDDILTELKADLQLNEGTSYKVLITRRSKEPVKEASEIESKEMKQVIEIPPLPDKGLTLLEERVTEKVKEIAGFPKCAEEIAKKSKGLPAAINIIAGTLNRIGELDSGNLTLKSALEKAATCEDGADGVNPLVPSAYDMLPSSDMGLIKCWWYLHFILKRGGVHYDELIVYWILEGYLDPVELVEEAYKEGHRLLMDLIDRHMLKIQAGSNFVMGGLALTVPDYLRDGYEGTSCLGLARVFEGDDWPGFGRITQVDGMIKTPSNMEASNIKERWNKVSTLLINGTRLRREVPDKFFEPMQGLQVLVLFDPTFKVLPSTLSKMHELRMLVLRGCDPLEDIDSIKGLESLTVLEISGATSLRKNIPDDFFEKMSKLRSLNLSAAQIKSLPSSVSGLTELRWLILRGCSSLETLPRLKKLTNLQMLDLSRASELKKFEDVTLKSLEKLRILDISETELGRLPILGTLENLTRLSLRCCQCLPRLSMLKALSHLQILDLSGADKLKEIPDESLHEKPDLKILHLSKTSITNLPFNFEKLSNLEFLDLSYNPYLVKIEDNTFGHLKNLRHLNLSSNIKIENLPSLSNLCKLEVLNLSGCSALTKIADQSFEHMTRLHRLQLSETQIESLPSLSKQFDLRQLDLSGAQLLKETDADFLKNMNRLQILNLSGTGLPLPSLSNLTNLTQLSLRGCSLSESEPNFGEHKKLEVLDLSETQITSLPSLGNLTSLRELKLRGCSGLKELPDLNSLIHLEVLDLWGTGIKGFPYEISELTSLKHVGLPDMTGVEKIEWVRIKRLPEEINWAECGILKHCKNGPCISLSATQLSGILKDHPDQLGNLEKFYISVSAPLKEEGGARDIDWHRIDPSLRNIYLQKFAVPEEGGRFLEIVGFDSFPDAIEGAIVEAEYIALIRNKFMESLSGLAAGLKAVNEGVTAMKGCTVEKCTEMESIFGGEETEVKMLKNLETLRASNLPKLKSVVSIGTEKVGGFENLKELYLDCCPLLEFVFPSSQQPENIEILELKFCDKLKTLFESEPPTETERKLPKLKKLHLVELPELTSIGVPESMSVGDIFPYINSIKVWECPKINNLDEISGLTPDSVKNSKVEDYCG